The following proteins are co-located in the Candidatus Saganbacteria bacterium genome:
- the fusA gene encoding elongation factor G produces MADHISKYRNIGFAAHIDAGKTTTTERVLFYSGKIHKIGNVDEGNTTTDWMEQEKERGITITSAAISTTWKDFRINVIDTPGHVDFTVEVERSMRVLDGVVLIFCAVGGVQPQSETVWRQANKYKVPRIVFVNKMDRVGADYFKVVSQVKERLQAKAVPIQMPIGAEDNFQGVVDLVSMKAIVYNDEIGAKYTVTDIPADLVDKAKKYHDQLLETIAETDDVLLEKYLAGETLTLDEIKKGIRLATITLKMIPVACGTAFKNRGVQPLLDAIVDYLPSPVDIPAVKGINPKTGDEESRAASDDEAFSALAFKIMADPFVGRLTFFRVYSGVLKTGSYILNSSKDKRERIGRLLQMHANKREELQEVRAGDIAAVVGLKDTGTGDTLCLEEKPIILESITFPEPVIFVAIEPKTKADQEKLGISLSRLAEEDPTFRIKGDPETGQTIISGMGELHLEIIVDRLLREFKVEANVGKPQVAYKETIKGTCEVEGKFIRQTGGRGQYGHVWLKIEPMPAGKGFEFVNEIVGGTVPREYIAPVEAGIKEAMATGVIAGYPVIDLKATLTDGSYHDVDSSEIAFKIAASMALKDGVRRSKPIILEPLMKVEVVVPELYMGDVIGDLSSRRGRIEGMEMNAGMQVIKSKVPLAQMFGYSTDLRSRTQGRGNYSMEFSHYEEVPKSVAEGIIAQASGKA; encoded by the coding sequence ATGGCTGATCATATATCAAAATATAGGAATATCGGTTTTGCGGCTCATATAGATGCCGGGAAAACAACAACGACCGAAAGGGTGCTTTTCTATTCAGGCAAGATACACAAGATCGGCAATGTTGACGAAGGCAATACGACAACCGATTGGATGGAACAGGAAAAAGAGCGGGGAATAACGATCACATCGGCCGCGATATCTACGACTTGGAAGGATTTCAGGATCAATGTCATCGATACTCCCGGGCACGTTGATTTTACCGTTGAAGTTGAGCGGTCAATGCGCGTGCTTGACGGCGTTGTCCTTATTTTCTGCGCGGTAGGCGGCGTCCAGCCGCAATCGGAAACCGTTTGGAGGCAGGCGAACAAGTATAAAGTGCCGAGGATCGTATTTGTCAACAAAATGGACAGGGTTGGCGCGGATTATTTCAAGGTCGTAAGCCAGGTCAAAGAAAGACTGCAGGCAAAAGCCGTCCCGATCCAGATGCCGATAGGCGCTGAAGATAATTTCCAGGGAGTTGTCGATCTTGTTTCCATGAAAGCTATTGTATATAACGACGAAATCGGGGCAAAATACACCGTAACGGATATCCCTGCCGATCTTGTCGATAAAGCGAAAAAATATCACGACCAATTGCTTGAAACAATCGCCGAAACAGACGATGTTCTCCTTGAAAAATATTTAGCCGGCGAAACATTAACGTTGGATGAAATAAAGAAAGGCATCCGCTTGGCTACGATCACATTGAAGATGATCCCGGTAGCCTGCGGCACGGCATTTAAGAATCGCGGCGTCCAGCCTTTGCTCGATGCGATCGTTGATTATCTTCCATCGCCTGTCGACATTCCCGCCGTAAAGGGCATTAATCCAAAGACTGGCGATGAAGAATCAAGAGCAGCATCGGATGATGAAGCATTTTCGGCTCTTGCGTTCAAGATCATGGCCGATCCGTTTGTCGGGCGCTTGACATTCTTCAGGGTATATTCTGGAGTCCTAAAAACAGGTTCGTATATTTTAAATTCTTCAAAGGACAAGAGGGAGAGGATCGGCCGGCTTCTCCAAATGCACGCGAACAAGAGGGAAGAATTGCAGGAGGTTCGTGCAGGCGATATAGCGGCTGTTGTCGGATTAAAGGATACCGGCACTGGCGATACTTTGTGCTTGGAAGAAAAGCCGATCATTCTTGAATCGATAACGTTCCCAGAGCCTGTTATATTTGTAGCGATCGAGCCTAAGACCAAAGCTGACCAGGAAAAGCTTGGAATATCGTTGTCCCGCCTTGCCGAAGAAGACCCAACTTTTAGGATCAAAGGCGACCCGGAGACCGGACAAACAATTATTTCCGGCATGGGAGAACTACATCTTGAAATTATTGTCGACAGGCTTCTGCGTGAATTCAAAGTTGAAGCAAATGTCGGCAAACCGCAAGTCGCATACAAAGAAACAATTAAAGGCACATGCGAAGTCGAAGGCAAATTCATCAGGCAGACCGGCGGCCGAGGCCAATATGGCCATGTCTGGCTCAAAATTGAACCGATGCCTGCGGGCAAGGGCTTTGAATTCGTGAACGAAATAGTCGGGGGAACCGTTCCCCGCGAATATATAGCGCCGGTTGAAGCCGGCATTAAAGAAGCCATGGCAACGGGCGTTATCGCTGGATATCCGGTTATCGACCTTAAAGCAACGCTTACTGACGGATCATACCATGATGTAGACTCGTCCGAGATCGCGTTTAAAATAGCCGCATCTATGGCATTAAAAGACGGCGTAAGAAGAAGCAAACCAATTATTTTAGAGCCGTTGATGAAGGTTGAAGTTGTTGTTCCAGAACTTTACATGGGGGATGTAATAGGCGACTTGTCCAGCAGGCGCGGGCGCATTGAGGGCATGGAAATGAACGCCGGAATGCAGGTCATCAAATCAAAGGTACCGCTCGCCCAGATGTTCGGCTACTCGACGGATTTGAGGAGCAGAACCCAGGGAAGAGGGAATTATTCGATGGAGTTTTCACATTATGAAGAGGTTCCAAAGAGCGTTGCAGAAGGCATCATAGCTCAGGCCTCGGGGAAGGCATAA
- the rpsG gene encoding 30S ribosomal protein S7 — translation MPRYGRVQKRKIEGDAIYNSVPIQRFINKLMYDGQKSKAEKIIYSALKIAEEKTKKGALEIFDGVIVKLAPLMEVKSRRVGGATYQVPIEVTRERGQALAMQWLRDAARERAGKSMIEKLSQEMLDAFSGTGVAMKKREDMHKTAEANKAFAHFRW, via the coding sequence ATGCCAAGATACGGAAGGGTCCAAAAAAGAAAAATAGAAGGAGACGCGATTTACAATAGCGTTCCTATACAAAGATTTATCAATAAGCTCATGTATGACGGGCAAAAGAGCAAGGCTGAAAAAATAATCTATAGCGCATTAAAGATCGCCGAAGAGAAGACAAAAAAAGGCGCTTTGGAAATATTCGACGGGGTTATTGTAAAACTTGCTCCTTTGATGGAGGTAAAGTCAAGGCGCGTCGGAGGCGCAACATACCAAGTCCCGATCGAGGTTACGCGCGAACGCGGACAAGCTCTTGCGATGCAATGGTTAAGGGATGCGGCCCGCGAAAGGGCGGGGAAAAGCATGATAGAGAAGCTTTCGCAGGAAATGCTCGATGCTTTTTCGGGAACAGGCGTTGCTATGAAAAAGCGCGAAGACATGCACAAGACCGCTGAAGCAAACAAGGCATTCGCCCATTTTAGGTGGTAA
- a CDS encoding 30S ribosomal protein S12 has product MPTINQLLRKGRQSKKFKTKAPALRGNPLKRGVCTRVYTTTPKKPNSALRKVAKVRVTGGTEVIAYIPGVGHNLQEHSVVLIRGGRVKDLPGVRYHIVRGSLDTTGVENRRQGRSKYGAKRPKAAAGKGA; this is encoded by the coding sequence ATGCCAACAATAAACCAATTGCTTCGGAAAGGAAGACAGAGCAAGAAATTCAAAACGAAAGCGCCGGCGCTTCGAGGGAACCCGTTAAAGCGCGGAGTTTGCACCCGTGTTTACACGACGACCCCTAAAAAGCCGAATTCCGCATTAAGAAAAGTTGCAAAAGTAAGGGTAACAGGCGGTACGGAAGTCATAGCTTATATCCCGGGAGTCGGGCACAACCTCCAGGAGCACTCGGTAGTCTTGATCCGCGGAGGCCGTGTAAAAGATCTTCCCGGCGTCAGATATCATATAGTCAGAGGGTCGCTTGATACGACAGGCGTTGAGAACAGAAGGCAAGGCCGTTCAAAATACGGCGCAAAACGCCCGAAAGCGGCGGCTGGTAAAGGAGCGTAA
- the rpoC gene encoding DNA-directed RNA polymerase subunit beta' has protein sequence MPIISKSENLEFDIIQIGIASPNRILEWSNGEVLKPETINYRTFKPERHGLFCEVIFGPVKDWECHCGKYKRVRYRGIVCERCGVEVTTSRVRRERMGHIKLAVPVAHIWFLRSVPGYMSLLLDISGRGLEEVIYYDSYIVTEVSGKSKLKVGKILREAEYVEAREKYGETFKAETGAKAIRELLGRIDLDATAARLRRDFKTSDGQKRLKIIKRLRVIESFVQSGNRPEWMIMESLPVIPPDLRPMVQLEGGRFATSDLNDLYRRVLNRNNRLKKMINMGAPDMIIRNEKRMLQESVDVLIDNGRRKRAVVGSTGRPLRSLTDIIEGKQGRFRQNLLGKRADYSGRSVIVVGPNLKIHQCGLPKDMALELFKPFVIRKLVDRGFAQNVKSAKRMIEKGEVMVWDILEEVIKGHPVLLNRAPTLHRLGIQAFEPILVEGKAIQIHPLVCPAFNADFDGDQMAVHVPLMTEAQVEARLLMLASNNVLSPASGRPVITPTQDMVLGTYYMTADNENQKLGAGMIFSNDWEAMVAHDLDRIHLHSAVKVRRDGALVETTVGRIKFNYTINNVIAKKVSADEKFPYINTIVDKKGLEKLILKAYKQYGAAVASEIANEIKRLGFKYATIAGVSISIDDLKVPPEKKEILSRAEAEIVELEQSAREGTLSPNEAFLRSLDIWSNVTEDVTQALLKGFDKLNSVYMMAFSGARGNVQQVRQLAGIRGLMADPSGNIIPIPIRTNFKEGLSVTEYFISSYGARKGIVDTALRTADSGYLTRRLVDVSQDVMITEDECGSEDGVVLTSIREGYEEIIPLSQRLVNRAPVKNIVDPLTSKVLAKASEEIDEETAEKIREAGIERVTVRSPLTCRTKRGLCRACYGKDLSTGNIVNIGEAVGAIAAQSIGEPGTQLTMRTFHIGGVALHKTAKISIKVKHGGEAQFGEGLELKDVESETGARIKMVVRSGNIIIKIKDKKEEYFVPTGSTLLVKNKEAVKPGDIIAEYDPTYEYIIAQAPGKIKFLGLETLSRKKRIGHHVVTESIAKKDGEIFVYNPKIEKGYELQSASKVLVKVGDKVMIGDEIATGLISKTSGIVIDIKKNEILVVPGESYLVVASSRIMVEDNKTVDPYDVLAKVEAMRRDPSKTRDIIQGLPKVEELFEARRPKDAAVLCEIEGTVSMSDKEGSRLLTVYGKDEKREYVIPYEVRLKVTSGDRVHLGEQLTDGAVNPHDVLRILGAQAVQIHIVNEIQKIYRSQGVTINDKHIEVIIKQMTKKLRIVKPGDTTLLPGELIDKLALDKINEKVKGDNAEGEEVLLGITKASLTTESFISAASFQETARVLTDAAIRGKSDEMYGLKENVIIGRLIPAGTGFIGYRNLELVPTVGEMS, from the coding sequence ATGCCAATAATATCAAAATCTGAAAATCTTGAATTCGATATTATCCAGATCGGGATCGCGTCCCCCAACAGGATACTCGAATGGTCCAACGGAGAAGTGTTGAAGCCCGAAACCATCAATTACCGTACTTTCAAGCCCGAAAGGCACGGGTTGTTTTGTGAAGTTATTTTCGGGCCGGTCAAAGATTGGGAATGCCATTGCGGGAAATACAAAAGAGTAAGGTATAGGGGCATAGTCTGCGAAAGGTGCGGCGTTGAAGTTACAACGTCAAGGGTCAGGCGCGAACGCATGGGCCACATAAAGCTTGCGGTGCCGGTAGCCCATATTTGGTTCTTGAGGTCTGTTCCAGGATACATGAGCCTGCTTCTTGATATTTCAGGGCGCGGCCTCGAAGAAGTTATTTATTACGATTCATACATTGTGACAGAAGTAAGCGGCAAATCGAAATTAAAAGTCGGAAAGATACTGCGTGAAGCCGAATATGTCGAAGCCCGCGAAAAATACGGAGAAACCTTTAAGGCCGAAACAGGCGCTAAAGCCATAAGGGAATTGCTTGGTCGCATCGATCTTGATGCTACAGCCGCGAGATTAAGGCGCGATTTTAAAACATCCGACGGGCAAAAACGGCTCAAGATCATTAAAAGGTTGAGGGTGATCGAATCGTTCGTACAATCCGGCAACCGTCCTGAATGGATGATCATGGAAAGCCTTCCGGTGATCCCGCCAGACCTTAGGCCAATGGTCCAGTTGGAAGGAGGACGCTTTGCAACATCAGATCTTAACGACTTATACAGGAGAGTGCTGAACCGGAACAATCGCTTGAAGAAGATGATCAACATGGGAGCTCCTGATATGATAATCAGGAACGAAAAGCGCATGCTCCAGGAATCAGTCGACGTATTGATCGACAACGGCAGGAGAAAAAGAGCTGTTGTCGGATCGACAGGAAGGCCGCTTCGCTCGTTGACGGATATTATTGAAGGGAAGCAGGGCCGTTTCAGGCAAAATCTATTGGGCAAGCGCGCTGATTATTCAGGCCGTTCAGTTATAGTTGTCGGGCCAAATTTAAAGATACACCAGTGCGGCCTGCCCAAAGACATGGCTCTCGAACTTTTTAAGCCGTTCGTCATCCGCAAGCTGGTTGACCGCGGTTTTGCGCAAAACGTGAAGTCTGCAAAGAGAATGATCGAAAAAGGCGAAGTCATGGTTTGGGATATCTTGGAAGAAGTCATCAAGGGACATCCTGTTCTCCTAAACCGCGCCCCTACACTCCATAGATTGGGCATCCAAGCGTTCGAACCAATACTTGTAGAAGGGAAAGCTATACAAATCCATCCGCTTGTTTGTCCAGCGTTCAACGCGGACTTCGATGGCGACCAAATGGCCGTCCATGTGCCGCTTATGACAGAAGCGCAGGTTGAAGCAAGGCTTCTTATGCTTGCGTCAAACAATGTCCTGTCTCCCGCGTCCGGGAGGCCCGTCATCACGCCGACCCAGGATATGGTCCTCGGCACCTATTATATGACAGCGGATAATGAGAACCAAAAGCTTGGAGCCGGAATGATATTCTCTAATGATTGGGAAGCAATGGTTGCGCACGACCTTGACAGGATACACCTTCATTCGGCGGTAAAAGTACGCAGGGACGGCGCGCTTGTCGAAACGACGGTCGGACGCATAAAATTCAATTACACTATAAATAATGTTATTGCGAAAAAAGTTTCTGCGGACGAGAAGTTCCCGTATATAAATACGATCGTCGATAAAAAAGGGTTGGAAAAACTTATCCTGAAGGCATACAAGCAATACGGGGCGGCTGTCGCTTCCGAGATCGCAAATGAGATCAAGAGGCTAGGGTTCAAATACGCGACTATCGCCGGCGTTTCAATATCGATCGACGACCTTAAGGTCCCGCCGGAAAAGAAAGAGATACTTAGCCGAGCCGAAGCGGAAATTGTTGAGCTTGAGCAGTCGGCAAGAGAGGGAACGCTTTCTCCAAACGAAGCGTTTTTAAGGTCGCTTGATATCTGGAGCAATGTCACCGAAGATGTTACCCAGGCTTTGCTAAAAGGCTTTGATAAGCTCAATTCGGTTTATATGATGGCTTTTTCGGGAGCTCGCGGAAATGTCCAGCAGGTCAGGCAGCTTGCAGGCATCCGCGGCCTCATGGCGGATCCTTCAGGGAACATCATCCCGATCCCCATACGGACGAACTTTAAAGAAGGCCTAAGCGTTACCGAATATTTTATTTCTTCATACGGCGCGCGAAAGGGTATTGTAGATACCGCTCTCCGCACGGCCGATTCCGGATATTTAACAAGGCGGCTTGTCGATGTCAGCCAGGATGTTATGATAACCGAAGATGAATGCGGAAGCGAGGACGGGGTTGTTTTGACCTCGATCCGCGAAGGATACGAAGAGATAATCCCATTGTCCCAGAGGCTTGTGAACCGCGCGCCCGTAAAAAATATTGTCGATCCTTTGACCTCAAAAGTTTTGGCGAAAGCTTCCGAAGAAATTGATGAGGAAACAGCTGAAAAGATAAGGGAGGCCGGGATCGAAAGGGTTACCGTCAGATCGCCATTGACATGCAGAACAAAACGCGGGCTGTGCCGCGCTTGCTACGGCAAAGACCTTTCGACCGGGAATATTGTCAACATCGGCGAAGCGGTCGGCGCGATCGCCGCCCAAAGTATAGGCGAACCTGGAACCCAGCTCACCATGAGAACGTTCCACATCGGGGGAGTCGCTTTGCACAAGACTGCGAAGATCTCGATCAAGGTTAAGCACGGCGGCGAAGCCCAATTTGGCGAAGGCTTGGAGTTGAAGGATGTTGAGAGCGAAACCGGCGCCCGCATAAAAATGGTCGTCAGGAGCGGCAACATAATTATTAAGATCAAGGATAAAAAAGAAGAATATTTTGTTCCGACCGGATCGACTTTGCTTGTAAAGAACAAAGAAGCCGTTAAGCCCGGCGACATTATCGCGGAATACGACCCGACATACGAATACATAATCGCCCAGGCGCCGGGGAAGATAAAATTTCTCGGGCTTGAGACGCTTTCCCGCAAAAAACGCATTGGCCATCATGTGGTAACAGAGTCGATCGCAAAAAAAGACGGGGAAATATTCGTTTATAACCCTAAAATCGAGAAAGGATACGAGCTACAATCAGCTTCAAAGGTGCTTGTTAAGGTCGGGGATAAGGTCATGATCGGCGATGAGATAGCGACCGGACTTATTTCAAAAACATCAGGCATCGTTATTGATATCAAGAAGAATGAGATTTTAGTAGTGCCCGGCGAAAGTTATCTTGTTGTCGCGTCATCGAGGATCATGGTTGAGGACAATAAGACGGTCGACCCATACGATGTCTTGGCAAAAGTTGAGGCAATGAGGCGCGACCCTTCCAAAACGCGCGATATCATCCAAGGTTTGCCGAAAGTTGAAGAGCTTTTTGAAGCAAGGCGCCCCAAAGATGCTGCGGTATTGTGCGAGATCGAAGGCACGGTCTCGATGTCCGACAAGGAAGGATCAAGGCTTCTCACGGTTTATGGGAAAGATGAAAAGAGGGAATATGTCATCCCATATGAGGTCCGCTTAAAAGTCACATCCGGCGACAGGGTGCATTTGGGCGAACAGCTGACCGACGGCGCGGTCAACCCGCACGATGTATTAAGGATATTGGGCGCGCAGGCTGTACAGATACATATTGTCAATGAGATCCAAAAGATATACAGGTCGCAAGGTGTTACGATCAACGACAAGCATATCGAGGTAATTATAAAACAGATGACCAAAAAGCTTCGCATCGTAAAGCCTGGAGACACAACCCTTCTGCCCGGCGAGCTTATCGATAAGCTTGCCCTAGACAAGATAAACGAAAAGGTGAAGGGCGATAACGCCGAGGGAGAGGAAGTTTTGCTCGGAATAACAAAAGCTTCCCTTACGACCGAAAGTTTTATTTCTGCCGCCTCCTTCCAGGAAACAGCCCGCGTGCTGACTGATGCGGCCATCCGCGGCAAGAGCGACGAAATGTACGGGCTTAAAGAGAACGTTATCATAGGAAGGCTCATTCCTGCAGGGACGGGCTTCATTGGATACAGAAATTTGGAACTTGTTCCAACAGTAGGGGAGATGTCGTAA
- the rpoB gene encoding DNA-directed RNA polymerase subunit beta has translation MKRKIPAAPDLLELQKDSFAWFMNEGLRDELKSVSPIKSYDQKLELYFTGKVFVGKPKYSVQECLVREVTYAAPLKVEVKLVNRENKEVKVQEVFIGDLPLMTNRATFVINGAERVIISQLTRSPGVYFKSSKRVEKLGRSLFYATVIPDRGAWLEIETDAHLAVFARINKTRKIGITTLLCAVGAAEKEILEALSEGEFRKRTFKESPIISKEEALIEIYKKLRPGDPVTFEGAQVYLQNLFFSPKRYDLGRVGRHKMNIKLGIKVAEDMTVLTKQDLLGMTKYLIALHNGDGLTDDIDHLGNRRVRSVGELLQRQFRIGLTRVERLIKEQMLTKGPSVTPQALINIRPLSAVIKEFFGSSQLSQFMDQTNPLAELTHKRRLSALGPGGLTRERAGFEVRDIHPSHYGRVCPIETPEGPNAGLIASLSAYARVNKFGFIETPYFIVEKGVVQNKIEYLTADVEDLFKIAACDVRLTPANHIKEPQVPVRYKREFVFARANEVDYTGVAPAQIVGISTAMIPFLEHDDANRAMMGANMQRQSVPLLRPEAPFVGTGLERKVAEDSRSIVRSRGAGKVTRVTASEVVVTGSSGKKETYELVKFGRSNQNTLVHERPTVKIGDRLSEGDLIADGSATQNGELALGRNVLVAFMPWEGYNYEDAILLSERLVREDVFTTVHIERLEVEVRSTKLGMEEITREIPNVGDEALRNLDDRGIIRVGTEVASGEILVGKVTPKGETELPAEEKLLRAIFGDKARDMRDTSLRVPPGEGGKVMNVRVFSREKGDELSPGVHELVRVYVAQQRKVSIGDKLAGRHGNKGVVAKILHEEDMPYLPDGTPVDVVLNPLGVPSRMNIGQIFELLLGFAAHVNGKNYEVPPFDEIYEEEASRKMIESMLGEAKKKLPWIDESGKVKLRDGRTGEAFDRKVVIGYMYLLKLIHLVDDKMHARSTGPYSLITQQPLGGKAQFGGQRFGEMEVWALEAYGAAHTLQELLTVKSDDVVGRSKVYESIIKGKPMTKPGIPESFKVLLKELRSLGLDVRTLDKNRKEVSIEEEVKVPGSSSRKKKREPII, from the coding sequence ATAAAGAGAAAAATACCGGCAGCGCCGGACCTGCTTGAACTGCAGAAGGATTCTTTCGCGTGGTTCATGAACGAGGGCTTAAGGGACGAGCTCAAGTCGGTTTCGCCTATAAAAAGCTATGACCAAAAGCTCGAACTTTATTTTACGGGGAAGGTATTTGTCGGAAAGCCTAAATATTCCGTTCAGGAATGTTTGGTCCGTGAAGTGACGTACGCGGCCCCTCTCAAGGTCGAGGTAAAGCTCGTGAACCGCGAGAATAAAGAGGTCAAAGTGCAGGAAGTTTTCATCGGGGACCTCCCGCTGATGACTAATCGCGCGACATTTGTCATTAACGGCGCCGAACGCGTAATTATCTCACAGCTTACAAGGTCTCCGGGAGTTTATTTCAAATCCAGCAAGCGCGTCGAAAAATTGGGGCGCAGCCTTTTTTACGCGACTGTCATCCCTGACCGCGGCGCATGGCTTGAGATCGAAACAGACGCGCATCTTGCGGTTTTTGCGAGGATCAACAAAACGCGGAAGATCGGCATCACAACCCTTCTTTGCGCCGTAGGCGCGGCTGAAAAAGAGATATTGGAGGCCTTAAGCGAGGGCGAGTTCAGGAAAAGGACTTTCAAAGAAAGCCCGATAATTTCAAAAGAAGAAGCATTGATCGAGATCTACAAAAAGCTCCGCCCTGGGGATCCCGTCACTTTTGAAGGCGCGCAAGTTTATCTCCAAAATTTATTTTTCAGCCCTAAAAGATATGATCTTGGGCGCGTTGGCCGCCACAAGATGAATATAAAGCTCGGGATAAAAGTTGCCGAGGATATGACAGTGTTGACCAAGCAGGACCTGCTTGGCATGACAAAATACCTGATCGCCCTCCACAATGGCGACGGGTTGACTGACGATATCGACCATTTGGGGAACAGGAGGGTCAGGAGCGTAGGCGAATTGCTCCAGAGGCAATTCCGCATTGGATTAACGAGGGTCGAAAGGCTCATAAAAGAGCAGATGCTTACCAAAGGCCCATCAGTTACCCCGCAAGCCTTAATAAACATCCGCCCATTATCCGCCGTTATTAAAGAATTCTTTGGCTCATCGCAGCTTTCGCAGTTCATGGACCAGACAAACCCGCTGGCCGAATTGACGCACAAGAGAAGGTTATCGGCCTTAGGCCCAGGAGGGCTTACGCGCGAGCGCGCAGGATTTGAAGTGCGCGATATCCACCCAAGCCATTACGGCAGGGTATGCCCGATTGAAACGCCGGAAGGCCCCAATGCCGGCTTGATCGCATCTCTTTCAGCTTACGCGAGGGTAAATAAATTCGGGTTCATTGAAACCCCGTATTTTATAGTTGAAAAAGGTGTCGTCCAAAATAAGATCGAATATTTAACAGCAGATGTCGAGGATCTTTTTAAGATCGCGGCCTGCGACGTAAGGTTGACTCCCGCAAACCACATTAAGGAACCTCAAGTTCCCGTCAGGTACAAGAGGGAATTTGTTTTTGCCAGGGCAAACGAAGTGGATTACACAGGCGTTGCTCCAGCGCAAATTGTAGGCATTTCGACGGCTATGATCCCATTCTTGGAGCATGACGACGCGAACCGCGCAATGATGGGCGCTAATATGCAGAGGCAATCGGTCCCGCTTTTAAGGCCTGAAGCCCCATTTGTCGGCACTGGCCTTGAAAGGAAAGTCGCCGAAGACTCAAGATCAATCGTTCGCTCAAGAGGGGCCGGGAAAGTAACCCGCGTTACGGCTTCCGAAGTTGTCGTAACGGGAAGCAGCGGAAAGAAAGAAACGTACGAATTGGTAAAATTCGGTCGAAGCAACCAAAATACCTTGGTACATGAAAGGCCGACTGTCAAAATCGGCGACCGTTTGTCGGAAGGCGACCTGATCGCTGACGGGTCAGCAACGCAGAACGGAGAGCTTGCTCTGGGCCGCAATGTGCTTGTCGCATTCATGCCCTGGGAAGGATACAACTATGAAGATGCTATCTTATTATCGGAACGATTGGTCCGCGAAGATGTTTTTACGACCGTTCACATCGAGCGGCTGGAAGTTGAGGTCAGGTCCACAAAATTAGGAATGGAAGAAATAACCCGAGAGATTCCCAACGTTGGGGATGAGGCGCTTAGGAATCTTGATGATCGCGGGATCATTAGGGTAGGGACAGAGGTTGCTTCCGGCGAAATACTCGTCGGTAAAGTGACGCCAAAAGGCGAGACAGAATTGCCGGCGGAAGAAAAGCTACTCCGCGCGATATTCGGCGATAAAGCGCGCGACATGAGGGATACTTCTCTGCGCGTTCCTCCAGGCGAGGGCGGAAAGGTCATGAATGTCCGCGTCTTTTCAAGGGAAAAAGGCGACGAATTAAGCCCGGGCGTGCACGAGCTTGTCCGCGTTTACGTTGCACAGCAAAGAAAGGTTTCCATCGGGGACAAGCTTGCCGGCCGCCACGGGAATAAAGGGGTCGTTGCAAAGATCCTCCATGAAGAAGATATGCCATATCTTCCGGACGGCACGCCTGTCGACGTAGTGCTAAACCCGCTAGGCGTCCCATCGCGTATGAACATCGGGCAGATATTCGAATTGCTCTTGGGCTTTGCGGCGCATGTAAACGGCAAGAATTACGAAGTGCCGCCTTTTGACGAGATATATGAAGAAGAGGCGTCGCGCAAAATGATCGAAAGCATGCTTGGCGAAGCCAAGAAAAAACTTCCCTGGATCGACGAGAGCGGCAAGGTTAAACTCCGCGACGGCCGGACAGGCGAGGCTTTCGACAGGAAAGTTGTAATCGGATACATGTATCTCCTAAAACTTATCCATTTAGTTGATGACAAGATGCATGCAAGGTCAACAGGGCCGTATTCGCTGATAACACAGCAGCCTTTGGGCGGCAAGGCCCAGTTCGGAGGCCAAAGATTCGGTGAAATGGAGGTTTGGGCGCTTGAAGCGTACGGCGCGGCGCATACTTTGCAGGAACTGTTGACCGTTAAATCGGACGACGTGGTCGGCCGGTCTAAAGTCTACGAATCGATCATTAAAGGAAAACCTATGACGAAGCCCGGGATCCCCGAATCGTTCAAGGTTTTGTTGAAAGAATTAAGGAGTCTTGGGCTGGACGTAAGGACCCTCGACAAGAACCGCAAAGAAGTAAGCATTGAAGAAGAAGTCAAAGTCCCGGGAAGTTCTTCACGCAAGAAAAAAAGGGAGCCGATAATATAA
- the rplL gene encoding 50S ribosomal protein L7/L12, producing the protein MAKVEDVIGLVEGLSVMELSELVKKMEEKFGVTAAAPVAMAAAGGAGAVAAEEVKDEVDVILTSAGDKKIQVLKVVREITGLGLKEAKDMVDGAPKPVKEGIKKPEALEIKKKLEAEGAKVEIK; encoded by the coding sequence ATGGCAAAAGTCGAAGATGTAATAGGTTTAGTTGAAGGTTTGAGCGTAATGGAATTATCCGAATTAGTTAAGAAGATGGAAGAAAAATTTGGAGTAACGGCCGCGGCCCCGGTTGCAATGGCAGCCGCAGGCGGCGCGGGCGCAGTCGCCGCAGAAGAGGTTAAAGATGAAGTCGATGTGATCTTAACTTCCGCTGGTGATAAGAAGATCCAAGTTTTGAAAGTAGTTCGCGAAATAACGGGACTTGGGCTCAAAGAAGCAAAAGATATGGTTGACGGAGCTCCTAAACCCGTAAAAGAGGGCATTAAAAAGCCTGAAGCTTTAGAGATCAAGAAAAAGCTTGAAGCAGAAGGAGCAAAGGTAGAAATTAAGTGA